The window cTTTCTAAAATATAACTCAAAACTAACATTAGTAAGTTCTTCATTACTTCAAACTccatatttaattttatctgATCTTCAAAAGGTAAATAgttcaatttctttaaaactaaaaataattcctCCTCATTCATTAAATTGTGTTCcactaaaaataattttatttttgaaacttcaattttatttccattaGAAATTACTAACAGTGAAAATTGTGTAATCAATTCATATAAATGTATACTCATCATAATCTTTAACtctaattcaattaaaaacttatcaattaaatttgaatcttcatctttatataatatttccatttctttacttattgaaataatttccttaaagttaaaattaCGATATgataaattcattaatttttcattattactATCAATTATCCAATATCTATtaaaaatcattattatataattaacCAAGTCAATCGAAAATTTTCTAGctaaatcaaaattatttgtattttcattattatttcttaaagatgaaattaatatgtAATATCCTGTTATTTTGAAGttcttaaataattcatctATTTGATTAAAACTATCTTCATAGTTTAAACCAATATTTGACTTTGATTTATAATAAGAATctgaaatataatatattctcTCTAATAATGCATTATATAGCTTTTCAAAGTCTGAACTAGCTATTAAACACTTAAATGATTGTAGAATTAATCCATTTAATGATAAATGTTCATTCCAATCTTTCAAAACTTTAATAGTAAGTTCATGATTATTTCCTAGATATAGATTTGAAATTAGCCAAGCACATTGAAATAAGTTGTAACAGCAGTACATTTCTATAGCTTTATGGCATCTTcctaataaaatatttaaaatacaatattcatgaagaatatttggattttcTCCAATAGAAACTGTTAtgtttttttgtttattacaattatttgaagaatttaaagaattaagtTTGAATTGTAATTTGTCCAATCTCATTAATAACAAAgatctaataatattatcagTATCATTAAAATCAGAAAATTCAGAACCTTGtaaatttcttgaattcatatgaaaattatatattaaccATTCTATAAGTAAGTCATcatcttttatattttgaaagtTTTCAATAATCTTTGAAAAATCGATTTGATCCAATTTAATTgtgttaataatattaagatattttgaattttgtttttccatgaaattctttaataagtatgaatcaaaatcaatCTGGccattaattaaatataaataatcaataaaaatgttcaaattcttgttaaattttgtattaatattggttTGATTTATCTCATTTTCattctcaaaatatttctcaaaatggagttgaattaaatttgatgatgaatCTTCATGATTAAAGAACAAAATCAaatccaatattatttcattatattgTAACTcatttaatatcttttttacATCAGAATGAAAACTTTTagaaatacaaaaatttgaatttgtattaattccttttaaagtatttagCTTATATTTCAGTTTAAATTCTAAAAGGAGAGTAATAACTTTAAGACAAGtttgattattttgttGGTAAAGTGTTTTATTTgttagaaatattaaagaattcttattaattactttatattttgattgatttataatattgttagaaatatcaaataattgaagaatttgttcCTGACCTCCCATTAATAGTCTTAAATTACTTTCATAAAcattatcaaaatctttaatatcaCGATACCATATTGACTTTGATTTgaaatgaaatttattagtAATACTTCCTTTATGATCAGTATTAGGTCTaatcaataaaatatcaGCAAAAATATCATCTTTATCAATTTCTGGAGTACTAGATACTTTAATTTGTACAATACTGGTCtgattaaattcattagaAATTGCCAAATTAAATACAAAAGGAGACTTTTCTGACTTATGAGTTTGATTAATACTTGCAATTTCGATCATACTTAAAgcaatataattataatatattttagctttttctttgaatacATTTTTAAGCTTAtaaactttattattaaaagatacAATAATTAGATTACCATAGTTTGTTactaatatataaatttctttaaaattttgtaAGTTATTGAAAACAGTTATTCCATTAATAACTTTCTCAATAATTAGCTTTTTATCTGAATTTATATCCTCTAATCGAGTAATATTGGATTGTAAtgcattttcaatttctattatttcaaaagagTTAAATTCTGTTTGATCTTTGTcaatttgagaaaaaattaacttgtaaatataaatagaaACAACTTCTTGCTCATCTCTTAACTCATTTTGATTATCATGTACTGTTTCTATTGTTAATAGATTTGTTTTCACAGTATTAAGAAAACTCTTTTCAAGATAATCAATTTGGATGTTTCCATTCATAGTCACAAAGTATAGAGTATTAGAGTAGTCAATTCCTAACcctaaatttgaaatttttaattgaattatatgTTCTTCTTTGGTTTCAGCTTCATAATTagttttaaattcaaaatatctTGGTATTACACTCATAATAAGCTCTcctttttcaaattctggAGTTAAGTGAGCGAAAAAACACTTCCTCTTCTTGTAATTATATACAAAAATAAGAGGATATCGATATATGttgaaaattaaagaactgaataactttatttggctattaaagaattttcCATTGTTAGAATCAAAGTTTTTAATGAGTAAATTTTGTTGAAAATCAGATGAGAAAGTCTTAATATCCTCTGGAGTAGGAGATGgagattttaataatactaaCCAATCCAAGTCTGATTCCAATATAAAGTCTTTAAATTCAGACTTTTCGTGCAAGAAGAATGAATGTTTTTGATCAGAAATTTTTCGATTAAAGATATCTTTTctctttaaatattcaatatcaCTCAATTCTatcttaattttaatattgctATATTGACTTATATTATCAggattaatatataatattccGAGGTTTCCAAGAGTAGTTGAGTAGAAGATATACTCAGGATTGATTGGATTCAAAGATATCTTTGAGATCTTCTCATCTTTAGAAAATCCATTAAAATGATCGTAAATATAACAACTTGTCGCTCTGTGAGTAAATTCTTTATGATATTTCAGTAAATCCATACCAATAAGCTTCCCTTCACCACTTAAGAGGTAAATAATATGAGAGAAACCATTTGGAGAAATTAACTCATCAATCCATCCTCCCAAAGTATTCATAGTCCATTCCAGTTTCCATTCTGTTGtgttaaaaagaaaaactCTTTTACTTTTAGTAATACCTAATAAGTAAAAATTTGCATTAAGCTCATAGCTTAACACACTAAAGATTATTTCAGAGTTTAGTGGATCTTTGtttctttcattttcatggaatggaataataaattttcttttaatagtaatttcactgttttctaaaaatataaactcaataatttcatgattcataatgaaaaaaaaacctctttgattaattttaacTTGTTTATCATTAAAAACCAATAAATTCCAAGAACTTCCCTGAAATGTTTGATTCTTGGAATTGTTTTTTCCTTTACCTTTATCTTTGATTTTTTCGAATCCTTGAAAATTGATTGAAGAATGATTAGTAAAgtcatcaatatttatcttGTTTATATTCTCAGACTTTTTGCAGTATCTAAATAGGCATCTATTTCCTTTAGATGTACTAATAATCATTTCAGAATTCAAATCTATGATGCTTAGAATACTTCCTACTAATGTTGTTTTGTCATCTTCTAAAACTTGAAGAATATCGCCATtaagtttattaataataatgatttgaCCATTTTTATATCCCAAAACAAGTTTTTCATTATCTAACATGCCACTAATTGAAGTAATCTCTTCTTTAATTGGGTGAAACCTTTCTATAAAGTTCTCaagtttatttttacttttcaAATCACTAATAGCTATCTTTAAAATCTCCCCAACTACATCTCCAATAAAAATCTGtccattattataataaaccACATTTGCTGGACTATTACACTTGGCTGAATCAAAAAGAAGACTAATTTTAAGTTCATCAACAGGTATATCAGTGCTTTTTCCTTGCCCtgattttaaaataatttcatttattaaacCACCACTTTCTAAAACCCTTTTTCCTAGATAATTCTCATCAGTAATCTTCCAAAatcttattttattatcaagaTGAGTACTAACTATTAGAATAGTCTCTGAATCCTCAGATAAATTTGAGCTTGTGAAAATTGAAACCCCTATGGGTTTGCTTTTTACTCCACAATATACAGATGCCAAAATTCGATTTTCCAAAATGGTTGCAAGAATTAAACTATTCTTAGTTGAATAAACATAAAtaccttttttttcttcaagaGATAAAGCACTAGTACAGAACCAATTTGGAGCTGGAGCTATTAGAATTCGATTTTTTTCACAATCTAAAGtcatcttcaaaaaaagCTCCTTTTAAccaaaaaaagtaaataaaaataatgataaacAAACTTAATACTTTCTCTTCAAATTAAAAACCACTTTTACAGCTGTTTTGAGTATCCCactttttttgttaattctGCTATCAAGATCTAAATCCCacctttcttttctttttattgtTGCTTTTCTACATCCTCTTTCCAAGCTAATCCAAATCATACAAGTACACACGCCAATCCTTTTCCTCAAATAAAAttccagaaaatatttattcctTCACCTTCTACTCTATCACAAACCTTCAAGTATTTTTTGACCATTAAACTTTAATGACGTAAGGCGCCAATAATTGTTACATATACCGGCATTCCACATGTAGGCGCCAGgcaatttttttctttttttcctcGAGTCAAATAAAACATCCGAGGGAAATTAGTAGCAAAAAAATGTCACAATCTGACATACTACCAATTTATCAGCATAAAAAGGAGTTATTGTCATTAATTCGAGAAAATGATGTTTCTGTGATAGTAGGAGAAACAGGGAGTGGTAAATCAACTTTGTTACCAGCTTTCCTATATGAAGATGGGTTTGTACAAGATAAAAAGATGATTGCAGTAACTCAACCAAGAAGAATTGCTGCTATTTCATTGGCAGAGTATGTTGCAAAGCTACTAAAAACTAAAGTAGGAAATAAGGTGGGTTATTCCGTTCGGTTTAAGACTGAAGTATCCAAATACACCAaagttaaatatttgacAGATGGAATGCTTATTAGAGAATGTGTTACAACCAATGGAGAGAGAAGTccttttgaaaattattctgTGGTTATTGTAGATGAAGCCCATGAAAGGTCAATTCGTACTGATTTTCTTTTAGGCCTTCTTAAAATGGAACTTTTAAATGGAagtaaattaaaagttGTAATTATGTCAGCAACTTTTCAAAGCTCCAgttttgaagatttttttAGCTCCATCAATCCTCAATCTCAGTCTAATTCTGGAATCAAGCTTAAAACTGGTACTTATTCAGTTCCTGGGAGACAGTTTCCTGtacaattaaattatttaccTGAACCTGAACTGGACTATTTAGAAGCAGTCATGATaacaatattaacaatCCACTTCTCAAAGCCAAAAGGTGGTGACATTCTTGTATTTCTCCCAGGTCAGGAAGATATTCATCATTTATATTCCAATTTGACAACAATATCTAAACAAATTGAAGCCTTGTTTGAGCAACAAGGAGAAATCAGCTTTTATCTAGGTAAGCAGaagtttgaaaatattgaaagaattCGATTATTTGTTCAATGTCTTTATGCTTCAATGCCTTCTGAACAACAAAGTAAAGTATTTGATATTCTTCCAGAAAATTATAGAAAAGTTATTCTTTCAACTAATATTGCAGAAACATCTGTAACTTTACCCAACATTGTTTACGTTATTGACACTGGCCTTGAAAAACTTAAGTTCTTTCAAagtaacaataatattgatgcTTTGATTATGaaagaaatatcaaaagCTTCTTCAATACAAAGAGCTGGAAGAGCTGGAAGGCTTAAGCCTGGAGAAGTTTATCGTATGTATACAAAACAAGCATATTCAGAGTTTATGACTTCTCAAACTCctgaaatattaagaacTAGTCTCTCTGAGACTTTGCTTGAACTTATTTATGTTCTTAATAACTATAAAactaatatatttcaacAAGGTATTTCCAATTCATCCAATAATGACCATACTCTACTTATTGATCAACAACAAGTTTCTGTGAAAAAAATCCTAAATTTTCCATTTATTAGTTATCCAACTAAGGATTCCATTCTTTCAACTCTCAAATTCTTATATAGACTCGAAgctttaaataaaagtgGAAATATTACTGAATTAGGTATTAAACTAACTATGCTTCCAGTACCTCCATTTCTTGGTAAACTCATTTATCATAGTATTGAGTTTGGATGTACAAGTGAAGCAATCACTCTTGTAGCAATGCTTTCAGCTGAATGCTTGTTAGACTATTGCAATAGCAGCAATAATCCAAAAGATAAAGTCTATGGTTCATTACAAGAAAATCATTCTGATCAAGTTGGACCAACTAAGAAAAAACCTAGATTTACTCATAATTCATCATCCAGAAATGACCAATCCTATAAAAATTACCTTAGATCAATTATGACAAAGTTTGGAGATCATGTTGGCTTAATTGAAACCTATAACACTTGGATTTCTTTGCAAAAAAGTTCTGGAAAAACCAATAATATACAAGGAAATATCATCTCTTCTAGTAACAATTATGAAcaaatcaatttttgtAATTCTATTGGAATCTCACATACCAGTCTTTTAAGAGCAAAATCTATTAGAGAGCAGCTTATTGATATCACCACAAAGATATTTAACTTAAAAACTATTAACAGTTGTACTATGTTTACTTCTCTTAAACATAGTCATCCTGAATCCTTTGAATCTGAATTTAATCAAGAACAGAAACAGCAAAAGCAAGAGCAAGAACAAGAACAAGAACaagaacaagaaaataaatggaTTCCCTTTTACAAATGCCTTACAAAAAGTTTCTGGCAAAATGTTGCCAAGCTAGATCctagtaataataaacaataCCTAACTGAGGTCAACAGACAACTTGTGAATATACATCCCACTAGCAGTGTTTCACATTTAAAGGAAAAACCTAAATGGATCATTTTCACAGATATTATTCAAACTAAAAAGACTTATATACGAATTATCTCAGCCATTAATCATTTATGGCTCAATGACTACTGCTCCAGATGGTTCATCTCCACTGAAACAAACTCCAAACATTAAAGTCAAAAAATACATACATAATATATACAGATTCTGTATccaaataatagaaattatACAAGTTAtacttaaatattattatgtCTAACCAGCTTTTTTTAAACAAGAGcaaacaaatatattacttCTTAACTTACACAACATCTACTTTCgctattaaaaaagaaataaattaaatccACTCTTTCTATTATACATCCatactttttaaaatatcaaagTTATCTTTACCTTTCTCTTGTACTTTTCCTTCAACTTTATTGTTTCTCTTTGAATACTAATAATCTATTccataataatttgatattttattaagCTTCATTCTTCCGTATCCAAAACACTTAAAGGAATTCTGTCATCCTGAATTAGCTCATCTATATGCTTAATATGCTTGTATCCTGGTGgaatagaaatattcatattcttgttaaattttattcttcTCGGATTTCCACTTGCCGAATCGAAATTTTGAGATTTACGAGctaaaattaaatctttcttttcagTAGATTGAACTTGAACAAGAAGGAATGAAGCATAATCGTTTAAAATATGATTCATTTTGGATTTGAAGCCGAAAAAATCAAGTTCCTTAAGACtttctattattgattCCGAATATCCAAGATTAAACTTATGGCTATTAAACTCTTCATCAATATCCGATTTTAACAACTTATTCTTGAGCTTTGAAATagttaaattctttattgcCTTATAATCCCCTCCAAAACCATTCTTGAggtaattattatatttatctgTAAATTTAGATATATATAACCCCAAATCATTAGCTGAGTAATCCCAAGACTCTAATTGAACACTCCATTTATAATAACTATCAAATGCCTCAATGAATGTCTTTAAACTCAAACTTTCACTTGTTGTTTTTAAAGACTCATTAAGCCAGTATGTATTGTAATAGGcatcatttaaatataagaTTCCGATATCAACATTGTCAGTATAAAAATCCTGAATATTCTTATAGATGATGATATCCAATAAAGCAATATTTGGACCAAATTCATCCGAACTTAATTTAAAATCCAAGTAACCACTACTCATTACTTCATTTGTACAATTAATCTGACCACATTCCTCATTTAGTAACTTAAATAGATTCTCAATTGAAAACGTTTTATCAAGTTTCTTCATCGCTTTTTCaccaaaatttgaattaatataattctttgataattcaaaataatctGGACGattataatgataaaatacTTTTTTATTAGCTGTACCACGAAAATCCTTAATTGGGAAAGATCTGctcttaaataatttaaaacatTGCTCTTTTTTAGCTTTAATACCAACTCTAGTCGAAAATtcc is drawn from Cryptosporidium parvum Iowa II chromosome 4, whole genome shotgun sequence and contains these coding sequences:
- a CDS encoding ATP-dependent helicase, with protein sequence MSQSDILPIYQHKKELLSLIRENDVSVIVGETGSGKSTLLPAFLYEDGFVQDKKMIAVTQPRRIAAISLAEYVAKLLKTKVGNKVGYSVRFKTEVSKYTKVKYLTDGMLIRECVTTNGERSPFENYSVVIVDEAHERSIRTDFLLGLLKMELLNGSKLKVVIMSATFQSSSFEDFFSSINPQSQSNSGIKLKTGTYSVPGRQFPVQLNYLPEPELDYLEAVMITILTIHFSKPKGGDILVFLPGQEDIHHLYSNLTTISKQIEALFEQQGEISFYLGKQKFENIERIRLFVQCLYASMPSEQQSKVFDILPENYRKVILSTNIAETSVTLPNIVYVIDTGLEKLKFFQSNNNIDALIMKEISKASSIQRAGRAGRLKPGEVYRMYTKQAYSEFMTSQTPEILRTSLSETLLELIYVLNNYKTNIFQQGISNSSNNDHTLLIDQQQVSVKKILNFPFISYPTKDSILSTLKFLYRLEALNKSGNITELGIKLTMLPVPPFLGKLIYHSIEFGCTSEAITLVAMLSAECLLDYCNSSNNPKDKVYGSLQENHSDQVGPTKKKPRFTHNSSSRNDQSYKNYLRSIMTKFGDHVGLIETYNTWISLQKSSGKTNNIQGNIISSSNNYEQINFCNSIGISHTSLLRAKSIREQLIDITTKIFNLKTINSCTMFTSLKHSHPESFESEFNQEQKQQKQEQEQEQEQEQENKWIPFYKCLTKSFWQNVAKLDPSNNKQYLTEVNRQLVNIHPTSSVSHLKEKPKWIIFTDIIQTKKTYIRIISAINHLWLNDYCSRWFISTETNSKH